The proteins below come from a single Nostoc sp. KVJ3 genomic window:
- a CDS encoding ABC transporter substrate-binding protein, with product MLLLGIVLSSCLIFLSGCQGIVQKGDGVIHLTLWQAINPPTNRDVFEKLVDKFNQTHPDIQVESVFLAQPQLPKILTAVVGNASPDILAFYPQITGQLADLRAIIPLEDWLEKLPLKSEIRPNLLEELQLDGHLWSAPLYTSNIGIFYRPKLFEAAGITQMPKTWEELRQVAKKLTIDRNGDNRPEQYGIILPLGKSEWTVFSWFPFLLSAGGEVLTNNRPNLTNPGALKALQFWQELLKDGSAMLSSPERGYEEDAFIAGRVAMQITGPWTYITKSKVDYDAFPIPASITQATVTGGGNLYVMKTTAAREEAALKFLEYVLSEEFQKEWSIGTGFLPINLKAAESEAYQEFMKQKPWLKVFMEQVPLAGARPIISGYSRLSDSLGRAIEATLLGESPEKALKTAQERLESIWE from the coding sequence ATGTTACTTCTAGGGATTGTCCTAAGTTCGTGTTTAATATTTTTATCTGGTTGTCAGGGAATAGTACAGAAAGGCGACGGAGTAATTCATTTAACTTTATGGCAAGCAATCAATCCCCCTACTAATCGGGATGTGTTTGAAAAACTGGTAGACAAATTTAATCAGACTCATCCTGATATCCAGGTAGAATCTGTCTTTTTGGCTCAACCCCAATTGCCAAAAATATTAACAGCAGTTGTGGGTAATGCGTCTCCAGATATCCTGGCCTTCTACCCGCAAATTACAGGTCAGTTGGCAGATTTAAGAGCAATTATACCTTTAGAAGATTGGCTAGAAAAATTGCCATTAAAGTCAGAAATTAGACCTAACCTTCTTGAAGAATTGCAATTAGATGGTCATCTTTGGTCAGCCCCGTTATATACAAGTAATATAGGCATTTTTTACAGACCTAAGCTTTTTGAAGCTGCGGGAATTACGCAAATGCCCAAAACTTGGGAAGAATTGAGGCAAGTTGCCAAAAAGTTAACCATAGACCGCAATGGCGACAATCGACCAGAACAGTATGGAATTATACTGCCTTTAGGGAAGAGTGAATGGACTGTTTTTAGCTGGTTCCCTTTTTTATTGAGCGCTGGGGGAGAAGTACTGACAAATAACCGACCGAATTTAACAAATCCTGGAGCGCTGAAAGCCTTACAATTCTGGCAAGAGCTATTAAAAGATGGTTCAGCAATGCTTTCTTCTCCAGAACGAGGTTATGAAGAGGATGCTTTTATAGCGGGTCGCGTTGCTATGCAAATTACAGGCCCTTGGACTTATATCACTAAATCTAAAGTTGATTACGACGCATTTCCCATACCTGCAAGTATTACTCAAGCGACGGTAACAGGTGGTGGAAATCTCTATGTGATGAAGACTACAGCAGCAAGAGAAGAAGCCGCACTCAAGTTTTTAGAATATGTTTTGAGTGAAGAATTCCAAAAAGAATGGAGTATCGGAACTGGTTTTTTACCAATTAATCTTAAAGCTGCTGAAAGTGAAGCTTATCAGGAATTTATGAAGCAAAAACCTTGGTTAAAAGTGTTTATGGAACAAGTTCCCCTAGCTGGCGCTCGACCGATTATTTCTGGATATAGCCGTCTTTCTGACAGTCTTGGTCGAGCTATTGAGGCTACATTACTGGGTGAGTCTCCCGAAAAAGCTCTCAAGACAGCACAAGAGCGTTTAGAAAGCATTTGGGAATAA
- a CDS encoding glycosyltransferase family 2 protein, with protein METVVFDFNYEVSIILCTYNRAKYLNNCIDSVISQSFKNWELIIVDDGSQDNTFEVVNPYIQEFQNIRYLKHQNRKLWYAKNSGIQASFGKYITFLDSDDAYKVNHLDARIEYMKANPEIDLIEGGFATEEEVLVADYFQPGKTINLRECVLGPTFFGKRQVFFDVKGFNNIAYGEDTDFWYRAEKIFRTKKISEPETYIYTRAENSITKSVLENIS; from the coding sequence ATGGAAACTGTAGTTTTTGATTTTAATTACGAAGTATCAATTATCCTCTGTACTTACAATAGAGCAAAATATTTAAACAACTGTATTGATAGTGTTATCTCTCAAAGTTTTAAAAATTGGGAACTGATTATAGTTGATGATGGGAGTCAAGATAATACTTTTGAAGTTGTTAATCCTTATATTCAAGAATTTCAAAATATCCGGTATTTGAAACATCAAAATAGAAAGCTATGGTATGCTAAAAATTCTGGTATTCAGGCATCTTTTGGTAAGTATATAACATTCTTGGATAGTGATGATGCGTACAAAGTAAATCACCTGGATGCGCGAATCGAATATATGAAAGCTAATCCAGAAATTGATTTAATTGAAGGTGGATTCGCAACAGAAGAAGAGGTTTTGGTTGCAGATTATTTTCAACCAGGTAAAACAATTAATCTCCGAGAATGTGTTTTAGGCCCGACATTTTTTGGTAAGAGACAGGTATTTTTTGATGTGAAGGGATTTAACAATATTGCTTATGGAGAAGATACAGATTTTTGGTATCGGGCAGAAAAAATATTCAGAACTAAAAAGATCAGCGAACCGGAAACTTATATTTATACAAGAGCAGAAAATAGTATTACCAAAAGTGTTTTAGAGAATATTTCTTAA
- a CDS encoding glycosyltransferase, whose translation MKIALVAWGYIPEPPLSHSVLTVINESKNFLEKIGHQVDILNEKDVNEVIEYINNNNYDFVHLHAYSFVSEFNRRLKQKYCFTCHDGYLFKTDKWNEEFREAYQHYFNAPGIIALSHLTKDFFLKSGYSGYISVQVNGIDTQKVNFQAQGNNKAICLGWIQPRKQQKLLAKIVDSKIAIDFVGPLDDPDFIEGTTTKHLGVWSLEQVYSRLTNYSCLVLISEGEVAPLVVLEAMAAGLCIVVSESASANLHHKEFIRILPDNILSDTTPEAKQIVTDTISEMIEKNQYYRQNILEYVRENFDLSLIVYNYNDIMHEFIKLHS comes from the coding sequence ATGAAAATTGCTCTTGTTGCTTGGGGTTATATCCCTGAACCTCCCCTATCACATTCTGTCTTAACTGTGATAAACGAGTCCAAAAATTTTTTAGAGAAAATTGGGCATCAAGTCGATATCTTAAATGAGAAAGATGTTAACGAAGTCATAGAATATATTAATAATAATAATTATGACTTTGTGCATTTACATGCCTACAGTTTTGTGAGCGAATTTAATCGAAGGCTCAAACAAAAGTATTGTTTCACCTGCCATGATGGTTATCTGTTTAAAACAGATAAATGGAACGAAGAATTTCGAGAAGCATACCAACATTATTTTAATGCACCTGGGATAATTGCCCTGTCTCATTTAACCAAAGATTTTTTCTTGAAATCAGGATATTCTGGATATATATCAGTGCAAGTCAACGGTATTGACACTCAGAAAGTAAATTTTCAAGCTCAAGGAAATAATAAAGCTATTTGTTTAGGTTGGATTCAACCAAGAAAACAGCAGAAATTACTGGCGAAAATAGTAGATAGTAAAATTGCAATAGATTTTGTTGGGCCTTTAGATGATCCTGATTTTATTGAAGGAACAACAACAAAACATTTAGGTGTATGGAGTTTAGAGCAAGTTTATTCTCGTCTTACAAATTATAGCTGTTTAGTTTTAATTAGTGAAGGGGAAGTTGCACCACTCGTAGTATTAGAAGCAATGGCAGCAGGTTTATGTATTGTTGTTTCTGAATCTGCTAGTGCCAATTTACATCACAAAGAATTCATTAGAATTTTGCCAGATAATATATTAAGTGACACCACACCAGAAGCTAAACAAATTGTTACTGATACAATTAGTGAGATGATTGAGAAAAACCAATATTATCGTCAAAATATTCTAGAATACGTCAGAGAAAACTTTGATCTTAGTCTTATAGTTTATAATTATAATGATATCATGCATGAATTCATAAAATTACACAGTTAA
- a CDS encoding class I SAM-dependent methyltransferase — protein MPKQYVPNAFLKVEDSQLYAIFAWSQRTAEIIQSKSWLTILEIFIHEHSLENAYKIFQKIKLEPIAEKVIQEIKKYEQLLQNALVFLADGSLTIFGKGFRSFIEKEMQYELGSLSRETYQVLPQLFSQYQLKDDLESIENIEDFRKLVEHLENLGLLSPATGSIDWGDLKKTVPICQAFGLTRGTPVDRYYLSKFLKEIQPQIGGNILEIGGTPKDKDFYQINQGASYQILNLEPGPGVDIVGDAHDVSVIKPESFDSVIIFNVLEHCYAPWIVVENIYTWLKPGGKCFAMVPSAIRIHATPVDYWRPLPDAFVWMYKNFSQHKLYVYGNPTTVIASYHGIAVEELTSEELDAYHPDYPVATCIVAEK, from the coding sequence ATGCCAAAACAATATGTACCTAACGCCTTTTTAAAAGTTGAAGATTCACAGTTATATGCCATTTTTGCTTGGAGTCAGCGAACAGCAGAAATTATTCAATCAAAATCATGGTTGACAATACTGGAAATATTTATTCACGAACATTCATTAGAAAATGCTTACAAAATATTTCAAAAAATTAAATTAGAACCTATAGCAGAGAAAGTAATTCAGGAGATAAAAAAATACGAGCAGCTTCTTCAAAACGCCTTAGTTTTTTTAGCAGATGGCAGCCTCACAATTTTTGGTAAAGGCTTTCGGAGTTTTATCGAAAAGGAAATGCAATATGAACTTGGTTCATTAAGTAGAGAAACTTACCAAGTGTTGCCACAATTATTTTCCCAATATCAGTTAAAAGATGACCTAGAATCTATTGAAAATATAGAAGACTTTCGGAAATTAGTAGAACATCTAGAAAATCTTGGTTTACTATCCCCGGCTACAGGTTCGATAGATTGGGGTGATTTGAAAAAAACAGTTCCCATTTGCCAAGCATTTGGATTGACAAGAGGAACACCCGTCGATAGATATTATCTCAGCAAATTTCTTAAAGAAATTCAACCCCAAATCGGTGGCAATATCTTAGAAATAGGAGGAACACCAAAAGATAAAGATTTTTATCAAATTAATCAAGGCGCATCATATCAGATTCTCAACTTAGAACCAGGCCCAGGAGTAGATATAGTTGGGGATGCTCACGATGTATCCGTTATCAAACCAGAATCTTTTGATTCAGTAATAATTTTTAACGTTTTAGAACATTGTTATGCCCCCTGGATAGTGGTAGAAAACATCTATACTTGGCTAAAACCTGGTGGAAAATGTTTTGCAATGGTACCAAGTGCCATTAGAATTCATGCGACTCCTGTTGATTATTGGCGGCCTTTACCTGATGCTTTCGTCTGGATGTATAAAAATTTCTCGCAACATAAGTTGTATGTCTATGGCAACCCCACCACTGTAATAGCTAGTTATCATGGAATCGCTGTAGAAGAATTGACATCTGAAGAACTAGACGCTTATCATCCAGATTATCCCGTCGCAACTTGTATTGTGGCTGAAAAGTAA
- a CDS encoding class I SAM-dependent methyltransferase, whose protein sequence is MAKTNEVVSNISLSSWDYISPEFEIVYPDSSFPNMIIGDINNCYWSYLRRDIPHKWYVDRDEPFIGFLNRDEAHILYNTALKFAGKKALEIGCLRGWSACHLALGGVELDVIDPFLAREDVYESISHSLRLANVLDSVNLVAGYSPQKVEELAKQLQCKWSLIFIDGDHESPAPLNDTIVCEPLAEDDALILFHDLTSPDVAQGLDYLKQKGWNTIIYQTMQIMGAAWRGNVEPVKHQPDPKINWNLPEHLKHYSVSGL, encoded by the coding sequence ATGGCAAAAACTAATGAAGTTGTTTCAAATATCTCTTTGTCTAGTTGGGACTATATTTCACCTGAATTTGAAATAGTTTATCCTGATTCATCTTTCCCCAATATGATTATTGGAGACATTAATAACTGTTATTGGTCTTATTTGCGTCGAGATATTCCCCATAAATGGTATGTGGATAGAGATGAGCCTTTTATAGGGTTTCTCAATCGAGATGAAGCACATATTTTATATAATACAGCCCTCAAATTTGCCGGGAAAAAAGCTTTAGAAATCGGTTGTTTGCGGGGTTGGTCTGCTTGTCATCTGGCATTAGGCGGCGTGGAATTAGATGTAATTGATCCTTTTTTAGCCAGAGAAGATGTTTATGAAAGTATAAGTCATTCTTTACGACTGGCTAATGTTCTCGACTCAGTTAATTTAGTAGCTGGTTATAGTCCACAAAAGGTAGAAGAGTTAGCTAAACAATTACAATGCAAGTGGTCATTAATTTTCATTGATGGCGATCATGAATCACCAGCGCCACTCAATGATACGATTGTTTGTGAACCATTGGCAGAGGACGATGCTTTAATTTTGTTTCATGATTTAACTTCCCCTGATGTAGCACAAGGTTTAGATTACTTAAAGCAAAAGGGTTGGAATACAATCATTTACCAAACTATGCAAATTATGGGGGCTGCTTGGCGTGGAAATGTTGAACCAGTAAAACATCAGCCAGATCCCAAAATTAATTGGAATTTACCAGAGCATTTAAAACATTATTCTGTGAGTGGATTATGA
- a CDS encoding S66 peptidase family protein, producing MPSKILPPPLKPGDLLRVIAPSGALREFEVFEQSLEIWRSRGYRLEISPQIDDKWGYLAGTDEIRRQQLAAAWQDPNCRGILCARGGFGSTRILEDWNWQQNSALPKWLIGFSDITALLWSLYIAGISGVHAPVLVTLAHEPDWSIERLFDSVEGRPLAPLKGCGWGGGVVTGTLLPGNLTVATNLLATPILPHLDGVILALEDVTEAPYRIDRMLTQWRLSGALSQVCGIALGGFTRCEAPPNVPSFSVEEVLRDRLGDLGIPIVSDLPFGHDSPNAALPVGVEVTLDGDAGILAIGHPH from the coding sequence ATGCCATCCAAAATCTTACCACCGCCCCTAAAACCTGGAGACTTACTACGAGTCATTGCCCCTAGTGGTGCTTTGCGAGAATTTGAGGTATTTGAACAGAGTCTAGAAATTTGGCGATCGCGTGGTTATCGATTAGAAATCAGTCCACAGATAGATGACAAATGGGGTTATCTAGCTGGAACAGATGAAATCCGCCGTCAGCAATTAGCAGCAGCATGGCAAGATCCTAATTGTCGTGGTATTCTTTGTGCCAGAGGCGGTTTTGGTAGCACCCGCATTTTAGAAGATTGGAATTGGCAACAAAACTCAGCCCTTCCCAAGTGGCTTATAGGCTTTTCTGATATCACAGCTTTATTGTGGAGTCTTTATATAGCAGGAATTTCCGGCGTTCATGCTCCCGTGCTAGTGACTTTAGCACATGAGCCAGATTGGTCAATTGAGCGATTATTCGATTCGGTAGAAGGTCGTCCTCTCGCGCCTCTCAAAGGTTGCGGTTGGGGTGGCGGCGTAGTAACTGGTACTTTATTACCAGGTAATCTCACGGTGGCTACTAACCTTTTAGCTACACCAATATTGCCACATTTAGATGGTGTAATTCTGGCGTTGGAGGATGTCACGGAAGCACCCTATCGCATCGATAGAATGCTGACACAATGGCGTTTGAGTGGTGCTTTGTCTCAAGTCTGCGGTATTGCTTTAGGCGGTTTTACTCGCTGTGAAGCGCCGCCAAATGTGCCTAGCTTTAGTGTAGAAGAAGTATTGCGCGATCGCTTAGGTGATTTGGGTATTCCGATTGTCTCTGATTTACCTTTTGGCCATGATAGTCCCAATGCAGCTTTACCAGTGGGTGTAGAGGTAACTTTAGATGGGGATGCGGGAATATTAGCGATCGGGCATCCCCATTAA
- a CDS encoding type II toxin-antitoxin system HicB family antitoxin, with protein sequence MKPQYSIVIQWSMEDKKYIVSLPEFGPYAHTHGNTYTDALNNGEEVLELLIEDYQAQGKPLPEPLTANVSFQFVRSSP encoded by the coding sequence ATGAAACCACAATATAGTATTGTAATTCAGTGGTCGATGGAAGATAAAAAGTATATTGTCAGCCTACCTGAGTTTGGCCCTTATGCACACACTCATGGAAATACCTACACGGATGCTCTTAATAATGGTGAGGAAGTGCTGGAACTTTTGATTGAGGATTACCAAGCACAAGGAAAACCACTACCAGAGCCTTTGACTGCAAACGTTTCCTTTCAGTTTGTGCGATCCTCACCCTAA
- the pgsA gene encoding CDP-diacylglycerol--glycerol-3-phosphate 3-phosphatidyltransferase: MTLPNWITFSRLLGIPFLLYGLYNPTPEAQWICLAIFLIAALTDWLDGYLARKLNQISELGKFLDPLVDKLLVLAPLLVFIELGKIPAWGVFLILARELAIAGWRVNQTTITGANIWGKLKTVSQIIAIALLIAPLAEVWQTPSLIAFWVSVALTLISGGIYLLPQKASTAEE, translated from the coding sequence ATGACTCTACCCAACTGGATTACCTTCTCTCGCCTATTGGGGATACCATTTCTGCTTTACGGTTTATATAATCCCACACCTGAAGCTCAGTGGATATGTTTGGCGATTTTTCTTATTGCTGCATTGACTGATTGGTTAGACGGCTATTTAGCGCGGAAACTCAACCAAATTAGTGAATTGGGTAAGTTTCTCGATCCCTTAGTGGATAAACTTCTGGTACTTGCGCCATTGCTAGTTTTTATTGAACTAGGAAAAATCCCAGCTTGGGGAGTGTTTTTGATTTTAGCGCGAGAATTAGCGATCGCTGGTTGGCGAGTAAATCAAACGACCATTACCGGAGCAAATATTTGGGGTAAACTCAAAACTGTTAGTCAAATAATAGCGATCGCACTTTTGATTGCGCCTCTGGCTGAAGTGTGGCAAACTCCCTCTCTGATTGCCTTTTGGGTTTCTGTCGCCCTGACTTTAATCTCTGGAGGTATTTATCTTTTGCCGCAAAAAGCTAGCACTGCTGAGGAATGA
- a CDS encoding aspartate ammonia-lyase produces the protein MTEHTDNQFRIERDSMGDRQIASSVYYGIQTLRAIENFPISGIKPLDTYVDAGLIIKKATAIVNGELNCIPQDISQAIVQATDEILAGKFRDQFVVDVYQAGAGTSHHMNVNEVLANRALEILGEEKGNYKRVSPNDHVNYGQSTNDVIPTAIRIGGLLALSKTLHPAIDSAIASLENKAVEFQDIVKSGRTHLQDAVPVRLGENFRAWAHILAEHQNRIYTASGDLMVLGLGGSAAGTGLNTHPLYRARVVEVLSELIDTPLEPAPHLMAAMQSMAPFVNVSGALRNLAQDLVKISHDLRLMDSGPKTGLKEIQLPPVQPGSSIMPGKYNPVMAEMTSMVCFQVMGYDSAIALAAQAGQLELNVMMPLIAYNLIHSIEILGNTIAALTERCIKGITANQERCLAYAEGSLALVTALNTHIGYLNAAAVAKESLETGKSLRQIVLERGLMSEIDLATVLNLEQMSGILPLKTE, from the coding sequence ATGACTGAACACACAGACAACCAATTCCGCATCGAACGCGATTCGATGGGCGATCGCCAAATTGCCAGTAGCGTTTATTACGGCATCCAAACCCTACGGGCAATTGAAAACTTCCCCATTAGCGGAATTAAGCCTTTAGATACTTACGTAGATGCTGGATTGATAATTAAAAAAGCTACAGCAATTGTGAATGGAGAACTGAATTGCATTCCCCAAGATATTAGTCAGGCGATTGTGCAAGCAACTGATGAAATTCTGGCTGGGAAGTTCCGGGATCAGTTTGTGGTGGATGTTTATCAGGCGGGTGCTGGAACATCTCATCACATGAATGTCAATGAAGTTCTGGCAAATCGCGCCTTAGAAATTCTTGGTGAAGAAAAGGGTAATTACAAACGTGTTAGTCCTAACGATCACGTTAATTATGGACAGTCTACCAATGATGTGATTCCGACTGCAATTAGGATTGGTGGATTATTGGCATTATCCAAGACATTGCACCCAGCAATAGATAGTGCGATCGCATCCTTAGAAAATAAAGCTGTAGAATTTCAAGATATCGTCAAATCTGGCAGAACCCACTTGCAAGATGCTGTACCCGTGCGTTTGGGTGAAAACTTTCGGGCTTGGGCGCACATTCTTGCAGAACACCAAAACCGGATTTACACCGCCTCTGGTGATTTGATGGTGCTGGGTTTGGGAGGTAGTGCAGCCGGAACGGGATTAAATACTCATCCTTTATATCGCGCGCGTGTGGTAGAAGTTCTTTCAGAATTGATTGATACACCTTTAGAACCTGCGCCCCATCTCATGGCAGCTATGCAGAGTATGGCCCCATTTGTGAATGTTTCCGGCGCTTTACGCAACTTAGCGCAGGATTTAGTCAAAATATCTCACGATTTGCGGTTAATGGATTCGGGGCCAAAAACTGGTTTAAAAGAAATTCAACTCCCCCCAGTGCAACCCGGTTCCTCAATTATGCCAGGGAAATATAACCCCGTGATGGCAGAGATGACATCAATGGTGTGTTTTCAGGTGATGGGTTACGACAGTGCGATCGCATTAGCCGCACAAGCCGGACAATTAGAATTAAATGTGATGATGCCACTGATTGCCTATAACTTGATTCACAGTATCGAAATTCTCGGTAATACCATCGCCGCACTCACCGAACGATGTATCAAGGGAATTACAGCTAACCAAGAACGTTGTTTAGCTTATGCCGAAGGTAGTTTAGCTTTAGTAACCGCACTCAATACCCACATTGGTTATTTAAATGCTGCTGCTGTCGCTAAAGAATCTTTAGAAACTGGTAAATCTCTGCGGCAGATTGTCCTAGAACGCGGGTTGATGAGTGAAATAGACTTAGCTACAGTGTTAAATCTAGAACAAATGAGTGGTATCTTACCGCTAAAAACAGAATAA
- a CDS encoding DUF362 domain-containing protein, translating to MQTQNPSVSLIRATSYEREALRESLVILLEPFGGIAAFVKKGDRVLLKPNLLTGSRPGKECITRAELVYEVAQMVIEVGGKPFLGDSPAFGSAKGVAIANGYLPILEELNLPIIDFHGQRYQTVSDNFNHLRLSKEAMEADVVINLPKVKSHMQLTLTLGVKNLFGCVPGKMKAWWHMEAGKDANRFGEMLVETARAINPNLTILDGIIGHEGNGPSNGEPRQLGILAAASDIFALDRAMVEILNVSPEQVPTVAASQRLGVCPELAAIEFPHLNPDLLKIEDWRLPDKLMPIDFGMPRVIKSTFKHLYTRFIKEPISIYGRE from the coding sequence ATGCAGACTCAAAACCCATCTGTTAGTCTCATTCGGGCTACATCTTACGAACGAGAGGCTTTACGAGAATCCTTAGTCATTCTCCTGGAACCTTTTGGAGGAATAGCAGCATTTGTGAAAAAAGGCGATCGCGTTTTACTCAAACCCAATCTACTTACAGGATCGCGTCCTGGTAAAGAGTGTATCACCCGTGCCGAACTAGTTTACGAAGTTGCCCAAATGGTAATTGAAGTTGGCGGTAAGCCATTTTTGGGTGATAGCCCTGCTTTTGGCAGTGCCAAGGGCGTAGCAATCGCAAACGGCTATCTGCCTATTTTAGAAGAACTCAATCTTCCCATCATCGATTTTCACGGTCAACGTTACCAAACCGTCAGTGATAATTTTAACCATCTGCGACTATCTAAAGAAGCAATGGAAGCAGACGTAGTGATTAACCTACCCAAAGTGAAATCACACATGCAATTGACATTAACACTGGGCGTAAAAAACTTGTTTGGTTGCGTTCCCGGTAAAATGAAAGCTTGGTGGCACATGGAAGCCGGAAAAGATGCCAATAGATTTGGTGAAATGTTAGTAGAAACTGCTAGGGCAATTAACCCTAACTTAACCATATTAGATGGCATCATCGGTCATGAAGGAAATGGCCCTAGTAATGGCGAACCTCGCCAACTCGGTATTTTAGCAGCTGCATCAGATATATTTGCTTTAGATCGGGCAATGGTAGAAATCCTCAATGTTTCTCCTGAACAAGTACCCACAGTTGCAGCTTCCCAAAGGCTAGGAGTTTGTCCAGAGCTTGCTGCTATCGAGTTTCCACATTTAAATCCCGACTTATTAAAAATAGAAGATTGGCGGCTACCAGACAAGTTGATGCCTATTGATTTTGGTATGCCCCGCGTAATTAAGTCTACCTTTAAGCATCTTTACACCCGATTTATCAAAGAACCAATTAGTATTTACGGAAGGGAGTAG
- a CDS encoding inorganic diphosphatase yields MDLSRIPAQPKPGLINVLIEITGGSKNKYEYDKGLEAFALDRVLYSSVKYPYDYGFVPNTLAEDGDPLDGMVIIDEPTFPGCIIAARPIGFLEMIDGGDRDEKILCVPDKDPRYTQVKSLNDLAPHRLEEIAEFFRSYKNLEKKVTDILGWQDVDKVAALVEKSVKAYRG; encoded by the coding sequence GTGGATTTATCTCGTATTCCTGCTCAACCGAAACCCGGTCTAATCAACGTTCTGATTGAAATTACTGGCGGAAGTAAAAATAAATACGAATATGACAAAGGACTAGAAGCTTTTGCTCTAGACCGAGTACTTTATTCCTCGGTAAAATATCCTTATGACTACGGCTTTGTACCCAATACTTTAGCTGAAGATGGCGATCCCCTAGATGGTATGGTCATAATTGATGAGCCAACCTTTCCAGGGTGTATTATTGCTGCACGACCAATTGGCTTCTTGGAGATGATTGACGGTGGCGATCGCGACGAAAAAATCCTTTGTGTTCCTGACAAAGATCCGCGCTACACTCAGGTAAAATCGCTGAATGACTTAGCACCACACCGTTTAGAGGAAATTGCCGAATTTTTCCGTAGTTATAAAAATTTGGAAAAAAAGGTGACAGATATTCTTGGTTGGCAAGATGTAGACAAGGTTGCAGCTTTAGTTGAAAAATCCGTCAAAGCTTATAGAGGATAA
- the panD gene encoding aspartate 1-decarboxylase: MQRTLLLAKIHNCTLTGANINYVGSISIDEILLEKAGILPYEQVQVVNSANGQRFITYAIPAPAHSGVIELNGGAARLGIIGDRLIIMTYGQFTPEELKNYSPTVVIVDEKNRLLEVRRYDDLLVKV, from the coding sequence ATGCAGCGTACTCTCCTTTTGGCAAAAATTCATAATTGCACCCTCACGGGGGCGAATATCAACTACGTGGGTAGTATCAGCATAGATGAAATCCTTTTAGAAAAAGCTGGTATCTTACCCTATGAGCAAGTGCAAGTAGTTAATAGTGCCAACGGTCAGCGCTTTATTACTTATGCGATCCCGGCTCCAGCCCATTCAGGAGTAATTGAGTTAAATGGGGGTGCGGCACGTCTAGGCATTATTGGCGATCGCTTGATTATAATGACTTACGGGCAGTTCACTCCAGAAGAGTTAAAAAATTACTCTCCTACGGTAGTCATTGTGGACGAAAAAAACAGGCTGTTGGAAGTTCGGCGCTACGATGACCTGCTCGTTAAGGTCTAA